A segment of the Bacillus thuringiensis genome:
ACTGTGAATATTGGGATACAAATCCTTTATATTGGTTTGTTGGAGATGCGATGTTTTGGAAACGCCTAAATACATTCCAGCCTTTTTATCCCATTAACAAAGTGCTCGATATTACTTTTAAAACACCATTTTCCTTCCAAAATTTATATGCTAACCTCCCTTCCAAAGATTTAAATGGTATTTTGTTTAGCAATTCACAAGGTGAAGTATTTTTAATTGATAATTATAAACGTAGGCTTATATCGAAAGAAATGCTTTCCTACTTCAAATATAATCAAAATGAAATTGTCTCAATCCCTGATCCCTTTATCTACAAATATACTGAAGGTCCTCCCATAACCCTTACTGAATCAATCCCAAATCTACGGGTTGTGCAAAACGAAAAAGAAGAATTATTTTATATAGAAAATAATCAAAAACGTCCATTCATTAACACCATAGCATTTCGCAAATTAAAATTTTCAAATCAAGAAATTATTAAAGTTTCACAAAGTAGTTTAGATAAATTTTCAGATGGACCACCTATTTATCCGAATTTATCTCATTACACGATTCTACCCGAAGGAAAAGTATTTATCTATCATCACAATTATTTCATAATGACAGATTACATGCTACATCCAATAGATAAAGACATATTGCAAAAACTATATTTATTAAAGAACTGTATACCGATTTCAAAAACTAGTTTATCCTTCTTTAAGATTGGTCCTCCTATTTCATCATACCCCTCTCACTTAGCTAAAGAATACCAAGAAGAATGATATAAGAGGATAGTACCAATAAGAGATATTGCTTCAAAAAATAAACATGATACAAATTGTATTTTTTCATTTTCCATTAAAATTTT
Coding sequences within it:
- a CDS encoding glycosyltransferase family 2 protein — translated: MQPLISIILTSYNKPSLINQVIESVLMQTYKEWELFIMDDNSCPETINIIKNYLDDPRIYYENSFIQDNERYKTTRYATLINKALPLTRGEYICYLTDDTMYVPNRLAEMLSFLEKQPEIDIVYSSQYVKYVDYNLQPIHEYVREASKILYTAANVVDHCSVMHTRRILLKVYEKYCEYWDTNPLYWFVGDAMFWKRLNTFQPFYPINKVLDITFKTPFSFQNLYANLPSKDLNGILFSNSQGEVFLIDNYKRRLISKEMLSYFKYNQNEIVSIPDPFIYKYTEGPPITLTESIPNLRVVQNEKEELFYIENNQKRPFINTIAFRKLKFSNQEIIKVSQSSLDKFSDGPPIYPNLSHYTILPEGKVFIYHHNYFIMTDYMLHPIDKDILQKLYLLKNCIPISKTSLSFFKIGPPISSYPSHLAKEYQEE